In the Verrucomicrobiia bacterium genome, one interval contains:
- the ychF gene encoding redox-regulated ATPase YchF — MSLSIGIVGLPNVGKSTLFNALTNNNILAANYPFATIEPNTGIVPVPDPRLQKLADMYNAKKIVPATVTFVDIAGLVRGASKGEGLGNQFLAHIREVDAICQVVRAFHNDDIVHVHDRIHPQEDIEIINTELILADIQTLEKRITSLAKQAKSDPKARQAVETMQKALNYLNEGKLISACSDINPDDLRGLSLLTAKPFIYIFNIDEQDLSNNAKQAELAALVAPATALFVNAQLEHELQGLSQEDAAELLASYGQEQPGLFQVITTAYNILGLQSYLTAGEKEVRAWTIKKGSTAPQAAGVIHGDFERGFIAAQIVDYDDLIAAGSEAAAKAAGKVRTEGRDYIMQPNDVVEFRFNV, encoded by the coding sequence ATGAGTCTCTCTATTGGCATCGTGGGCCTTCCAAATGTTGGGAAGTCAACCCTGTTTAACGCCTTAACTAATAACAACATTCTTGCGGCTAATTATCCATTTGCTACCATTGAACCCAATACTGGAATTGTACCTGTTCCCGACCCCCGGCTACAAAAATTAGCTGATATGTACAACGCCAAAAAAATCGTCCCCGCTACCGTCACTTTTGTTGATATCGCTGGATTAGTTCGGGGAGCAAGCAAGGGCGAGGGTTTAGGGAATCAGTTCTTAGCGCATATTCGCGAGGTCGATGCAATATGCCAAGTAGTCCGCGCCTTCCATAACGATGATATCGTGCATGTTCACGACCGAATTCATCCACAGGAAGATATCGAGATTATCAATACCGAGCTTATCCTTGCTGACATCCAAACCCTTGAAAAGCGAATTACCAGCCTGGCAAAACAAGCCAAGTCCGATCCAAAAGCGCGCCAAGCTGTTGAAACTATGCAAAAAGCCCTGAATTACTTAAATGAGGGGAAGCTTATTAGCGCCTGTAGCGACATTAACCCTGATGATCTTCGCGGCTTAAGCCTTTTGACTGCCAAGCCGTTCATTTACATTTTTAATATCGATGAGCAAGACCTGAGTAATAATGCAAAACAAGCTGAGCTAGCCGCCCTGGTTGCACCGGCTACCGCGCTGTTTGTAAATGCCCAGCTTGAACATGAACTTCAAGGGCTTAGCCAAGAAGACGCCGCCGAGCTACTGGCGAGTTATGGCCAAGAGCAACCCGGTCTTTTCCAGGTGATCACTACGGCCTACAATATTCTTGGGCTTCAAAGCTATCTGACCGCTGGCGAGAAAGAAGTCCGGGCTTGGACAATTAAGAAAGGCAGCACTGCCCCGCAAGCCGCCGGTGTGATTCATGGTGACTTTGAACGTGGCTTTATTGCGGCGCAGATTGTTGATTATGACGACCTCATAGCGGCAGGTTCAGAGGCTGCCGCGAAAGCTGCTGGCAAGGTGCGGACCGAGGGGCGAGACTATATTATGCAACCAAATGATGTAGTAGAGTTTCGCTTTAATGTTTAG
- a CDS encoding serine hydrolase, with product MKNKNIHKKASTRPWWQTAVFIAGVLFGVVILGQFLYPTERALPFTRVSGVDVGGKSASEITGILERQFQRKVVFTAEGQQVAAVSLADIGVALRLKETTQDTVRYTPGERLLPFSLFLKNVLQPEATLRYRLDMVKLQQFVKNTLLPICNKKPIDASLHIVADEITVKGGSKGRECRESEVVAAIRQSALKPEIALPSKVLLPTRDRAMFEPQVAKAREKITQGMTIIVEGRPTVIPKPVLASWFVFQEEPQTKQIKLGVHQAKLSQYLAQLNSTIHKDAIAHQVFIIDGKPERRVEGKEGRTLNITQTAAAISNSLTAPGGSVSITAIISRVTPRTEYIRDYSGSQAGLSLLLQDLVAEKGQYGITVVELAGKRRQAHANGDYIFTTASTYKMFVAYSVLKQIEAGLIKWHQPIRGGMDTIACFDEMIRYSLNPCSWTFKDMVGGWARIEAQMRSLGLTNTYLVQNNLRSTSNDEALFLKRLEEGTSLTGQSRQFLLRLFREQIYRSGIPSGVSWPVANKIGFLEGFLHDVAIVYSPKGTYILAVMTYGGSWWQIADVARRVDAVMQR from the coding sequence ATGAAAAATAAAAATATACATAAAAAAGCTTCAACGCGACCTTGGTGGCAGACTGCAGTATTCATTGCCGGGGTGTTGTTTGGAGTGGTGATTCTTGGACAATTTCTTTATCCGACTGAACGTGCTCTTCCATTTACGCGGGTTTCTGGTGTTGATGTCGGCGGCAAATCAGCCAGTGAAATAACTGGAATCTTAGAGCGCCAATTTCAGCGGAAGGTCGTTTTTACAGCAGAAGGCCAGCAAGTTGCTGCGGTTAGTCTGGCGGACATCGGTGTTGCGTTACGCCTGAAAGAAACTACCCAAGATACGGTTCGCTATACCCCGGGCGAGCGGTTGCTGCCATTTTCATTATTTTTGAAGAATGTTTTACAGCCCGAAGCCACTCTGCGCTACCGGCTTGATATGGTAAAGTTGCAGCAATTTGTCAAGAATACCCTCCTTCCTATATGTAATAAAAAGCCCATCGACGCCTCGCTGCATATTGTAGCCGACGAAATAACCGTAAAAGGAGGCAGTAAAGGCCGAGAATGTCGTGAATCGGAAGTAGTAGCCGCAATTCGACAGTCGGCACTAAAGCCAGAAATCGCTTTACCGTCGAAGGTATTGCTGCCGACGCGTGACAGGGCAATGTTTGAGCCACAGGTCGCCAAGGCACGAGAAAAAATTACGCAGGGAATGACGATTATAGTAGAGGGGCGGCCAACGGTAATACCTAAGCCAGTACTGGCAAGCTGGTTTGTGTTTCAGGAAGAACCCCAAACAAAGCAGATTAAATTAGGTGTGCACCAAGCCAAGCTATCGCAGTACCTGGCACAGTTAAATAGTACAATTCATAAAGACGCTATAGCGCATCAAGTATTTATTATCGATGGTAAGCCAGAGCGGCGGGTCGAGGGCAAAGAGGGGAGAACGCTCAATATCACACAAACAGCTGCGGCGATATCGAACAGCCTTACTGCGCCGGGTGGGTCAGTAAGTATTACGGCAATCATCAGCCGAGTGACGCCACGCACTGAATATATTCGCGATTACAGCGGCTCGCAGGCTGGATTAAGCTTGTTACTGCAAGATTTAGTAGCTGAGAAAGGACAGTACGGTATTACTGTTGTCGAACTTGCAGGCAAGCGTCGTCAGGCTCATGCAAATGGAGATTATATTTTTACCACCGCCAGCACCTATAAAATGTTCGTCGCTTATTCGGTATTGAAGCAAATTGAAGCTGGTCTTATTAAATGGCACCAACCAATCAGAGGTGGCATGGACACGATTGCTTGTTTTGACGAGATGATTCGCTATTCACTCAACCCCTGTTCCTGGACGTTTAAAGACATGGTCGGTGGTTGGGCCAGAATTGAGGCGCAGATGAGAAGTTTAGGGTTAACGAACACATATTTAGTGCAGAATAATTTGCGCTCAACTTCTAATGACGAAGCTTTATTCTTAAAACGTCTCGAGGAAGGAACCTCGCTCACTGGTCAAAGTCGACAGTTCTTGCTGCGGCTATTCCGTGAACAAATTTATAGAAGCGGTATCCCAAGTGGTGTGTCCTGGCCGGTGGCTAACAAAATCGGCTTTCTAGAAGGTTTTCTGCACGATGTCGCCATTGTCTATTCACCAAAAGGGACATATATTTTGGCTGTCATGACCTATGGCGGATCGTGGTGGCAAATTGCCGATGTAGCTCGCCGCGTGGATGCAGTTATGCAACGCTAG
- a CDS encoding TlyA family RNA methyltransferase has protein sequence MTRQRLDQELVRRKLVQSRSQAENFIRLGKVVVNGRVVKKSGFAVTNDTAILLAAEERYVSRAGLKLASVATTLGLDFAGKIILDVGSSTGGFTDYALQHGAAKVYAVDVGTDQLHASLRPHPRIELYEKTDIRTVNTTLPNAPKLGEVPDIILIDVSFISIREILPHLATHIAGKHTQVIAMVKPQFEAGKQQVNKGVIKNDTIRRKILKDFETWVRQWFLIKNKADSEVSGAKGNRERFYELVL, from the coding sequence ATGACCCGCCAGCGGCTCGACCAAGAACTGGTTCGTCGCAAACTAGTGCAAAGTCGCTCGCAAGCTGAGAATTTTATTCGGCTTGGAAAAGTAGTGGTAAATGGGCGAGTAGTGAAAAAAAGTGGCTTTGCGGTGACCAACGATACGGCGATACTTTTAGCCGCTGAAGAGCGATATGTATCGCGGGCCGGGCTGAAGCTAGCGAGTGTCGCGACGACACTTGGGCTTGATTTTGCTGGCAAGATTATTTTGGATGTTGGAAGTAGTACCGGAGGGTTCACTGATTACGCCCTGCAGCACGGTGCAGCTAAAGTATATGCAGTTGATGTTGGCACCGACCAACTACATGCTTCATTGCGGCCGCATCCCAGAATTGAATTGTACGAAAAAACTGATATCCGCACGGTGAACACGACCTTGCCTAATGCTCCAAAGTTGGGCGAGGTACCAGATATTATTCTTATCGACGTCTCGTTCATTAGTATTCGTGAAATTTTGCCACATCTGGCAACCCATATTGCGGGGAAGCATACGCAAGTAATCGCCATGGTAAAACCCCAATTCGAAGCCGGTAAACAGCAAGTGAATAAAGGGGTGATAAAAAACGACACTATTCGCAGGAAAATTCTTAAAGATTTCGAGACTTGGGTAAGGCAGTGGTTCCTTATAAAAAATAAAGCCGATAGCGAAGTTAGTGGCGCAAAAGGTAACCGCGAGCGTTTTTATGAATTAGTGCTATAA
- the efp gene encoding elongation factor P yields the protein MYSVTDLKKGTVIQLDGRPFKVIEYSQKVMGRGGSIVNVKLKNLIDGSVLPKTFKGAEKIEPAEVTMQSVQYLYTDGDDYYFMDPETFEQFQLAKDTIEEALPYLKEGDMMSLQFFDGKVINLELPKNLFLKVTYAENVVKGDTTSSVLKDATLETGLVAKVPAFIKTGDVIKVDTRTGEYLERKKDA from the coding sequence ATGTATTCAGTAACGGATCTCAAAAAAGGTACCGTCATTCAATTAGATGGGCGACCATTCAAGGTAATTGAGTATTCTCAAAAGGTAATGGGACGCGGTGGGAGTATTGTGAACGTAAAACTAAAAAACCTGATTGATGGTTCAGTTTTACCAAAAACCTTTAAAGGTGCCGAGAAAATCGAACCGGCTGAAGTAACTATGCAAAGCGTCCAGTACCTATATACTGACGGCGATGACTATTACTTCATGGATCCGGAAACCTTCGAACAATTCCAGCTGGCAAAAGATACAATCGAAGAAGCTCTTCCTTACCTAAAAGAGGGCGACATGATGTCTCTGCAATTTTTCGATGGCAAAGTAATCAACCTTGAGCTACCAAAGAACCTTTTCCTAAAAGTAACTTACGCCGAGAACGTAGTCAAAGGCGACACTACCAGTAGCGTACTGAAAGACGCAACGCTTGAAACCGGACTAGTCGCGAAAGTACCTGCTTTTATTAAGACTGGCGATGTGATTAAGGTTGATACTCGAACTGGCGAATACCTCGAACGCAAAAAGGACGCCTAA
- the rpsR gene encoding 30S ribosomal protein S18 → MKPRRFKKDAPAYFDYKDPKTLLRYINPYGQIEPATKTGLTAKQQRQLTTAIKRARHLALLPFITSN, encoded by the coding sequence ATGAAACCACGACGTTTTAAGAAGGATGCACCCGCATACTTTGATTACAAAGATCCAAAAACACTTTTGCGTTATATCAATCCATACGGCCAGATCGAACCAGCAACCAAAACTGGTTTAACTGCTAAACAACAGCGCCAATTGACGACCGCCATTAAGCGAGCACGTCACCTTGCTCTGTTGCCATTCATTACTAGCAATTAG
- a CDS encoding single-stranded DNA-binding protein, which yields MAKSINQVILMGRLTRDPELRTTPNGKNVCSFSLAVDRAYGQDDSADFFDITAWDKLGELVNQYLKKGRRCLVQGRLSYRAWEQDGQKRSKVEVIAEDVTFLDGPNDGAGSPGNQSSSAPKKNNDVVIEDIDNKPIDLSEIPF from the coding sequence ATGGCAAAGAGTATCAACCAAGTCATTCTAATGGGGCGCTTAACTCGCGACCCTGAGCTGCGAACGACACCAAACGGAAAGAATGTATGCAGCTTTTCACTCGCTGTCGATCGTGCATACGGACAAGATGATTCGGCTGATTTCTTTGATATCACTGCCTGGGACAAATTAGGTGAACTGGTCAACCAATACCTTAAAAAAGGTCGCCGCTGCCTGGTACAGGGCCGGTTAAGCTACCGTGCCTGGGAACAAGATGGCCAGAAGCGAAGTAAGGTTGAGGTAATCGCTGAAGACGTTACCTTCCTAGATGGCCCAAATGATGGCGCCGGTTCGCCTGGGAACCAGAGCTCGAGTGCTCCCAAAAAGAACAACGATGTCGTTATTGAAGACATCGACAACAAACCAATTGATTTAAGTGAGATTCCATTCTAA
- the rpsF gene encoding 30S ribosomal protein S6 — protein sequence MREYELTVLLHPDLELNLDAPLEKVRKIITNNGGEIAKEDNWGKKRLAYRIAREDFAVYMYFELKLPPEALLKISNTLNITDEVLRYLLVASDPKAKLAQEAKEAREAKNDKEKEEE from the coding sequence ATGAGAGAGTACGAATTAACCGTACTGTTACACCCAGATTTAGAACTAAATCTGGACGCACCACTTGAAAAGGTGCGCAAAATTATCACCAACAATGGTGGTGAGATTGCCAAAGAAGACAATTGGGGTAAAAAGCGACTCGCTTACCGAATCGCGCGTGAAGACTTTGCCGTCTACATGTACTTCGAGCTAAAATTACCCCCAGAAGCATTACTAAAAATAAGTAATACTTTAAATATTACCGACGAAGTGTTACGCTATTTACTCGTAGCAAGCGATCCAAAGGCCAAGCTTGCACAAGAGGCCAAGGAAGCTAGAGAAGCGAAAAACGACAAAGAAAAAGAAGAGGAGTAG
- a CDS encoding DNA translocase FtsK 4TM domain-containing protein, with the protein MPKKKKTSKKTAKSAHHSLPSGFWSQVGAILLIAIAVLLVIGMFQAGGPIVAWLYEAGLKTVGWAIYVVPVLFVFVAVKIFQAENNRLPGIMQFATGLLLVWIAGFLNLFINDPKSLDTSLALQGGGFAGWLVDQGLLALLNTTTAGFVLVILIFITSLFVLRISPISVIRAIADAFKQDENSIEVKNALTARRIAEAETRKAAPIGELKLNEGVPTLSSSHDEPEKTKPSRLSTLRGSVERDKAAEEQSALTTASDPNWQPPSLELLEKKQSPADAGDVKHNAQTIKDTLAEFNIDVEMEGANIGPKVTQYTLKPPSGVKLTRITALETNIALNLAAQSLRIEAPIPGQRAVGIEVPNRKAADVRLHGILSAKQWNTSKEPLAFAVGKDIAGDAVVGELNKMPHLLIAGQTGSGKSVMINTLLTSLLYRNSPADMKLILVDPKQVEMAPYEDIPHLLTPIITDPEKCISALKWAVNEMERRYSLLAGEKLRDIKSYNQRKREESMPYIVVVIDELADLMMLAARDVEALIVRLAQKARAVGIHLVLATQRPSVDVITGLIKANVPARIAFTVASQVDSRTILDQIGAEKLLGQGDMLLLTPGMSKPKRIQGAWVMDEEVVKITDHLRMQQAPQYDDEIIAQPVQLNGKGGVVMDFDGGNDDDMYKEAVRVVVESGKASASLLQRRLRVGYARAARLIETMEEQGIIGPADGARPREVLISSLDDLSTAEA; encoded by the coding sequence ATGCCAAAAAAGAAAAAAACATCGAAAAAAACCGCTAAATCTGCTCATCACAGCTTGCCTTCGGGTTTCTGGTCGCAAGTTGGAGCAATACTCTTGATCGCCATTGCGGTGCTGTTGGTTATTGGGATGTTCCAAGCTGGCGGACCAATTGTTGCGTGGTTGTATGAAGCTGGCCTGAAAACCGTTGGGTGGGCGATTTACGTGGTGCCGGTGCTATTTGTGTTTGTGGCGGTGAAAATATTTCAGGCAGAGAACAATCGCCTGCCGGGTATTATGCAATTTGCGACGGGTTTGCTGCTGGTCTGGATTGCTGGTTTTCTGAACTTATTTATAAACGACCCCAAGAGCCTTGATACTTCGTTGGCACTCCAGGGCGGTGGCTTTGCTGGCTGGTTGGTCGACCAAGGTTTACTGGCGCTGCTCAACACAACCACCGCCGGGTTTGTGCTGGTAATACTCATCTTCATTACTAGCCTGTTCGTGCTTCGTATCTCACCGATTAGCGTGATTCGGGCTATTGCCGATGCCTTTAAGCAGGACGAAAATTCCATTGAAGTTAAAAATGCGCTCACAGCTCGCCGAATAGCAGAAGCCGAAACCAGAAAAGCTGCGCCGATTGGTGAGCTAAAATTAAACGAAGGTGTGCCGACACTGTCGAGCAGCCACGATGAGCCCGAAAAAACCAAGCCATCGCGACTTTCTACCTTGCGCGGCAGTGTTGAACGCGATAAGGCGGCCGAGGAACAATCCGCTCTCACCACCGCCAGCGACCCCAATTGGCAACCGCCAAGCCTTGAACTGCTTGAAAAGAAACAAAGCCCGGCCGACGCTGGTGATGTAAAGCATAATGCCCAGACTATTAAAGATACTTTGGCAGAATTTAACATTGATGTTGAGATGGAAGGGGCAAATATCGGGCCAAAAGTAACCCAGTATACCCTAAAGCCACCGAGTGGCGTAAAACTTACCCGCATCACTGCGCTCGAGACCAACATCGCACTTAATCTAGCGGCACAAAGCTTGCGTATTGAAGCGCCGATTCCTGGGCAGCGAGCGGTTGGTATTGAGGTGCCAAACCGTAAAGCGGCCGACGTTCGTTTGCACGGTATTCTTAGCGCCAAGCAGTGGAATACGTCAAAGGAGCCCTTAGCATTCGCGGTCGGTAAAGATATTGCTGGCGATGCGGTGGTAGGCGAACTTAATAAAATGCCGCACTTACTGATTGCTGGGCAAACTGGTTCGGGTAAGTCGGTCATGATCAACACGCTGCTCACCAGCCTGCTGTACCGCAATAGCCCGGCCGACATGAAGCTTATTTTAGTCGACCCAAAGCAAGTAGAAATGGCCCCTTACGAAGATATCCCGCATCTTTTGACGCCAATTATTACCGATCCCGAAAAATGCATCAGTGCCCTAAAATGGGCAGTCAATGAAATGGAGCGACGTTACAGCTTGCTTGCGGGCGAAAAACTGCGCGATATTAAAAGCTACAACCAGCGCAAACGCGAAGAAAGCATGCCCTACATCGTTGTGGTAATCGATGAGTTAGCCGATCTTATGATGCTGGCGGCGCGCGACGTCGAAGCGTTGATTGTTCGTTTGGCGCAAAAAGCCCGAGCCGTTGGTATTCACTTAGTGCTCGCGACGCAGCGCCCGAGTGTCGATGTTATTACTGGTTTGATCAAAGCCAATGTGCCGGCCCGAATTGCCTTTACCGTTGCTAGCCAGGTCGATAGTCGAACGATTCTTGATCAAATTGGTGCCGAAAAACTGCTCGGTCAAGGTGATATGTTGCTGTTAACCCCAGGCATGAGCAAACCCAAGCGTATTCAAGGTGCTTGGGTAATGGATGAAGAAGTCGTAAAAATAACCGATCACCTCCGCATGCAGCAAGCACCGCAATACGACGATGAAATTATTGCCCAGCCGGTTCAGCTGAACGGTAAGGGTGGCGTCGTAATGGACTTCGACGGCGGCAACGATGACGATATGTATAAAGAAGCGGTGCGGGTAGTCGTTGAAAGCGGGAAGGCTAGCGCCAGTTTATTACAGCGGCGCTTACGGGTTGGCTATGCCCGGGCTGCTCGCTTAATCGAAACCATGGAAGAACAGGGGATCATTGGCCCGGCTGATGGCGCCCGGCCGCGTGAGGTATTAATCAGCAGTCTCGACGACCTCTCGACAGCGGAAGCCTAA
- a CDS encoding ribonuclease J, which translates to MGQRRLGEPQGDDLRKRHNGQQKQRPQQQNTVLAKTSTRRGEAQRAQRRTSENVNTIASQHVINIPVNKSVYNGYGGRQFSMADQRKPRPNGAPTLKVIPIGGLGEMGIGKNMMALEYDNDIIVIDMGFLFPGADYPGINYIVPDIAYLEERKHKIRGHVFTHGHLDHIGAFRHLIHRIPAPVYASKFTMGMLEKTMEEATSGFTPDMNVMNPDIHEKVQLGDSFSIELVRVNHSIPDATAVVIRTPVGVLVHTGDWRFEDKPVDGHVFDLARLTEIASKEGILLLMNESTNCESEGTHTHGEFDIKQSFQEIMDRHPNNRLIISSFSSQIHRIQMILEAAHAHGRKVAFAGYSMIQNLEVALRSGVIKVPKDTIMKMEDIIKMPDGKVTIVCTGSQGEFNAVLNRMASGAHKHIKVKSTDLIVLSSNPIPGNEKYVVRTVDGLMREGSDVFQNGKSHLDNTGPLHLSGHGYYDDHVKFINALNPKFYLPIHGEFHMLVHNAELAEKECGIPKENIFVCDSGDVLEITHEKTAKKSGRIPVGGVMYDDSGAEVSEIVLKDRLHMANEGMFVVVLTVSRQNGRLLTSPDIISRGFIYLRDSEELMNLIRQYLKQKVARSFGGRKPDLDVLKKELKDEITHILYDQTHRTPIVIPVINEINPQQATAPQPPRDAQKPVRLPKKPLYQKHEKPVVTDEVGA; encoded by the coding sequence ATGGGACAACGACGACTAGGAGAGCCACAAGGTGACGATCTCCGCAAACGACATAATGGGCAGCAAAAACAACGCCCGCAACAACAAAATACCGTACTAGCAAAAACCAGCACTCGCCGCGGCGAAGCGCAACGGGCGCAGCGCCGCACCAGCGAGAATGTTAATACGATTGCCTCACAGCACGTGATTAATATTCCGGTAAACAAATCGGTCTATAATGGCTATGGCGGCCGCCAATTTAGTATGGCCGATCAACGAAAGCCACGACCGAACGGCGCCCCAACTCTAAAAGTTATCCCGATCGGTGGCCTGGGCGAAATGGGTATCGGGAAAAACATGATGGCACTCGAATACGATAATGACATTATTGTTATCGATATGGGGTTTCTTTTTCCCGGTGCCGATTACCCGGGTATTAACTACATCGTACCAGACATCGCCTATCTTGAAGAGCGCAAGCACAAGATTCGCGGCCATGTATTTACCCACGGCCACCTCGACCACATTGGGGCTTTCCGCCATTTAATCCATCGCATCCCGGCTCCTGTGTATGCATCAAAATTTACCATGGGCATGCTTGAAAAAACTATGGAAGAAGCGACCAGCGGCTTTACGCCCGACATGAATGTCATGAATCCGGATATTCATGAAAAAGTGCAGCTTGGTGATAGCTTCTCGATCGAGCTTGTGCGTGTGAATCACTCGATCCCAGATGCAACCGCAGTTGTTATCCGTACCCCCGTTGGCGTTTTGGTGCATACTGGCGACTGGCGCTTTGAAGACAAGCCGGTTGACGGTCACGTGTTTGATTTAGCTCGTCTCACCGAGATTGCTTCGAAAGAAGGCATTCTTCTGCTGATGAACGAAAGCACTAACTGTGAATCGGAAGGTACTCATACTCATGGGGAATTTGATATTAAACAGAGTTTCCAAGAGATTATGGATCGGCATCCGAATAACCGCTTGATTATTTCCAGCTTCTCCAGTCAAATCCACCGTATCCAGATGATTCTGGAGGCGGCGCATGCACACGGGCGCAAAGTTGCGTTTGCGGGGTATAGTATGATCCAAAACCTCGAAGTTGCCTTGCGCTCAGGGGTCATAAAAGTACCAAAAGATACCATCATGAAAATGGAAGATATCATTAAGATGCCCGATGGCAAAGTGACGATTGTCTGTACCGGCTCGCAGGGTGAGTTTAATGCCGTGCTCAACCGCATGGCTAGCGGCGCTCACAAGCACATCAAGGTAAAAAGCACCGATTTAATCGTGCTGAGCTCAAACCCAATTCCGGGTAACGAAAAGTACGTGGTCCGCACCGTTGATGGCCTGATGCGCGAAGGTTCGGATGTCTTCCAAAATGGCAAGTCACATCTTGATAACACCGGCCCATTGCACCTTTCGGGTCACGGCTATTACGACGACCACGTCAAGTTCATCAATGCGCTTAATCCGAAATTCTACCTACCAATTCACGGCGAGTTCCACATGCTTGTACATAACGCCGAGTTAGCCGAAAAAGAATGCGGCATTCCGAAGGAAAACATCTTTGTGTGCGATTCGGGTGACGTTTTGGAAATTACCCACGAAAAAACAGCTAAAAAGAGCGGCCGTATACCTGTGGGTGGTGTTATGTATGATGATAGCGGCGCCGAGGTAAGTGAGATTGTCCTCAAAGACCGTCTTCACATGGCAAATGAGGGGATGTTTGTGGTGGTGCTGACTGTTAGTCGCCAAAACGGCCGACTGCTTACCAGCCCAGATATCATTTCGCGCGGATTTATTTACCTCCGCGATAGTGAAGAGTTGATGAATCTTATTCGGCAGTATTTGAAGCAGAAGGTTGCCCGTAGCTTTGGGGGGCGCAAGCCAGATCTCGATGTCTTGAAAAAAGAACTCAAAGATGAGATCACCCATATTTTGTACGACCAAACGCACCGCACACCAATTGTGATCCCAGTTATTAACGAAATCAACCCACAACAGGCTACAGCACCCCAGCCACCGCGCGATGCCCAAAAGCCAGTTCGGCTGCCAAAGAAACCGCTTTACCAGAAGCACGAAAAGCCAGTGGTTACGGATGAAGTAGGTGCCTAA
- a CDS encoding uracil-DNA glycosylase, producing the protein MTIKKQTLLDQIKADILNQNICPDLAKTATNLVMGDGNVNAKIVFIGEAPGKNEDQQGLPFVGAAGKFLNEMLASIQLERQDIYITNIVKYRPPNNRDPLPDEKKAFWPFLVRQLDVIEPEIIVTLGRHSMEYFLPGMKISQIHGEPKRITIGKRKTVIVPLFHPAAALYNGSLRQTLLDDFSRIPKIITLIESERNN; encoded by the coding sequence ATGACCATCAAAAAACAAACTCTTCTTGATCAAATTAAGGCAGATATTCTCAACCAGAATATCTGCCCAGATTTGGCCAAGACAGCTACTAACTTAGTAATGGGCGATGGTAACGTCAATGCCAAGATCGTTTTTATCGGTGAAGCGCCTGGCAAGAACGAAGACCAACAAGGCCTGCCATTTGTAGGCGCGGCCGGAAAGTTCTTAAACGAAATGCTGGCAAGCATACAGCTTGAGCGCCAAGACATTTACATTACAAATATTGTAAAATACCGACCACCAAACAATCGCGACCCGCTGCCAGATGAGAAAAAGGCTTTTTGGCCATTTCTCGTCCGACAGCTCGACGTGATTGAGCCTGAAATCATTGTGACGCTCGGTCGCCATAGTATGGAGTACTTTTTACCTGGCATGAAGATAAGTCAGATCCATGGCGAACCAAAGCGCATCACTATAGGGAAGCGAAAAACGGTCATTGTGCCGCTTTTTCATCCGGCAGCTGCACTTTATAACGGCAGTCTTCGCCAAACGCTTCTTGATGATTTTTCACGCATTCCAAAAATAATAACCCTTATAGAAAGTGAAAGGAATAACTAA